A section of the bacterium genome encodes:
- a CDS encoding prepilin-type N-terminal cleavage/methylation domain-containing protein yields MKRGQKGFTLIELMIVVAIIGILAAIAIPNFISFKKKSIIATAAANLETVRSSLSQFAADRDDGCYPSAIADFDALQTTLSSYGLTFPSNVAGVKWAGWGTYQRDGTNCTLYTLTVRASDGTTATGTQLKATPRGVCCDDEDGTSGSNCDAYARNMVRCSQVL; encoded by the coding sequence ATGAAAAGAGGACAGAAAGGTTTCACCCTGATCGAGCTTATGATCGTGGTTGCCATCATAGGCATCCTGGCTGCGATCGCAATCCCCAATTTCATAAGCTTCAAGAAAAAGTCCATAATCGCCACTGCCGCAGCAAACCTTGAGACCGTTCGCAGTTCTCTTTCTCAATTTGCAGCAGACAGGGACGATGGATGTTACCCATCCGCGATTGCTGATTTCGATGCTCTTCAAACTACGTTGTCGAGCTATGGACTTACCTTTCCCAGTAACGTGGCAGGAGTTAAATGGGCTGGATGGGGCACATATCAAAGAGACGGAACTAACTGCACTTTGTACACGCTTACTGTGAGAGCTTCTGATGGAACCACCGCCACTGGAACACAGTTGAAAGCAACACCAAGAGGTGTTTGCTGTGATGACGAAGATGGTACATCTGGATCCAATTGTGATGCCTACGCTAGGAATATGGTAAGGTGCAGCCAAGTTTTGTGA
- a CDS encoding ABC transporter permease translates to MSLKWEELWNYRELLYFLVWRDVKVRYKQTAIGVIWVLFQPLATTIVFTLVFHRLARIQSGDVPYEVFVIPGVLLWGYFSGSLSRSSVSLVGNANLITKVYFPRLVVPLAAVCTGWIDFAVGFLVVLGMTFLYGVPLGTGLFFCPLFLLLATLAALGAGLWLCALNVKYRDVGHVIPFLTQLWMFLTPVFYPSDFVPGPWRWAFGLNPMVGAIEGLRWSVLGSSFPCAPVLISTVVAFFLCGSGLWFFQRMERSFADVI, encoded by the coding sequence ATGTCTTTGAAGTGGGAGGAATTATGGAATTATCGTGAATTGTTATACTTTCTCGTCTGGCGGGACGTTAAGGTCCGCTACAAGCAGACGGCAATTGGCGTAATATGGGTGCTTTTTCAGCCTCTGGCCACAACTATAGTTTTCACTCTTGTCTTTCACCGTCTTGCAAGGATCCAATCAGGAGATGTTCCTTATGAGGTGTTCGTAATTCCAGGGGTACTACTGTGGGGATACTTCTCCGGCTCCCTGAGTCGCAGTTCAGTAAGCCTGGTTGGGAATGCTAACCTTATAACCAAGGTCTATTTTCCTCGTCTGGTGGTGCCTCTGGCTGCGGTTTGCACTGGCTGGATCGACTTCGCGGTAGGATTTCTTGTGGTTTTGGGGATGACTTTTCTTTACGGGGTCCCTTTAGGCACTGGATTGTTCTTTTGCCCTCTTTTTCTGTTGCTTGCCACATTGGCAGCTCTGGGCGCTGGCCTTTGGCTTTGCGCTCTCAACGTCAAATATCGAGATGTCGGTCATGTTATTCCTTTTCTTACCCAACTATGGATGTTTCTAACGCCTGTCTTTTATCCCTCAGATTTCGTTCCCGGGCCGTGGCGTTGGGCGTTCGGACTTAACCCTATGGTCGGGGCAATCGAAGGCCTCCGATGGTCTGTTCTCGGATCATCCTTCCCCTGTGCGCCGGTATTAATTTCAACCGTGGTGGCGTTTTTTCTTTGTGGGTCGGGCCTTTGGTTCTTCCAGCGTATGGAGAGGTCTTTTGCCGATGTCATCTAA
- a CDS encoding O-antigen ligase family protein, protein MYALYGIYQKLAMGQVRSASTFFNPNFAASYYLGSIGFVLGSITSSRKSVGRFCLCIGALAILIGSLWCTQSRSGLGGLVLVAVVWIWASTRKARWALVGAAVLVAALVIFPNPARDRLSKGVSKDPYAFDRIRIWEQTLKIIGDHPVMGVGIGNFEYSTHAYRFPLEREIGRFGRMYRDAHNSYLQVTAELGLPGAVCLLAAIVIIFIRIRSLLRFFADPPQAKQNHHASLEPLGRPQGSCQQPGIHSTSADAWDGPQRAVARAHVVSALLALVAVMSQAFFHEIVDSPPSVFLAVLAAGIVGYYWRAFERGAKETQSSNSPSPANPSRPSRGILVLVTLFLVLVFWPHFSLRVFLADLVFKKAEHALPVLGFEAAEGLLRDAIRLNPAQAYFHKALGDLLVEEFEKKAKLEYLQEAEEKFETAASLNRMDPHLVFHLGQFYSYVSLRGIGGKEAEDHSLEAYRKAVQMSPFNVHYLARLALEEWKRGNILKALKAAQRAVELEPNFVAGCYLVSVISGLLGEQGLKEEWKLKLEMASEKHLKHVPLNEYERLLGLSPTQYFAGEHLPSEFFK, encoded by the coding sequence ATGTATGCTCTCTATGGTATTTATCAAAAACTTGCAATGGGACAAGTAAGATCAGCTAGTACTTTTTTTAACCCGAACTTTGCAGCCTCGTACTATCTCGGATCAATCGGATTTGTTCTCGGCTCAATTACTTCCAGTAGAAAAAGTGTAGGGAGATTCTGCCTCTGCATTGGTGCACTGGCCATTCTGATCGGAAGCCTCTGGTGCACACAGTCGAGAAGCGGCCTTGGGGGGCTAGTGCTGGTAGCTGTGGTCTGGATATGGGCAAGCACGCGAAAGGCCCGCTGGGCCCTGGTGGGGGCGGCGGTTTTGGTGGCAGCCCTCGTCATCTTTCCCAATCCAGCCAGGGACCGCCTGAGCAAAGGCGTCAGCAAAGATCCTTATGCCTTTGACAGGATCAGGATCTGGGAGCAAACACTGAAGATCATTGGAGACCATCCGGTCATGGGTGTTGGAATAGGTAACTTCGAATACAGCACCCATGCGTACAGGTTCCCCCTGGAAAGAGAGATAGGACGTTTCGGCAGAATGTACCGTGACGCGCACAACTCCTACCTTCAGGTGACAGCCGAGCTGGGCTTGCCGGGTGCCGTCTGCTTGCTGGCTGCGATTGTCATCATATTCATAAGAATCCGGAGCCTCCTGCGCTTTTTTGCTGACCCACCGCAGGCAAAACAAAATCACCATGCTTCCCTTGAGCCCCTAGGCCGGCCTCAAGGCAGTTGCCAACAACCAGGCATCCACAGCACCTCAGCCGATGCTTGGGATGGGCCGCAGCGTGCTGTTGCAAGAGCGCACGTAGTCTCAGCCCTGCTTGCACTCGTGGCGGTGATGTCTCAAGCCTTTTTCCACGAGATCGTGGACTCCCCTCCCAGTGTATTCCTGGCGGTATTGGCTGCGGGCATTGTGGGATATTACTGGAGAGCCTTTGAAAGGGGAGCAAAGGAAACTCAAAGCAGTAACTCCCCGTCTCCAGCCAACCCGTCCAGGCCTTCCAGGGGTATTCTCGTCCTGGTGACCCTGTTTCTTGTTCTTGTGTTCTGGCCCCACTTCTCCCTACGGGTATTTCTGGCGGACCTGGTCTTTAAAAAGGCTGAGCATGCCCTACCAGTTCTCGGATTCGAAGCGGCAGAGGGTCTTTTGAGAGACGCCATTCGCCTTAACCCGGCTCAAGCTTACTTCCACAAGGCTCTGGGAGACCTGTTGGTGGAGGAGTTCGAAAAAAAAGCAAAGTTGGAGTACTTGCAAGAGGCTGAGGAGAAGTTTGAAACAGCCGCCTCCCTTAACCGAATGGATCCCCATCTCGTTTTCCACTTGGGCCAGTTCTATAGCTATGTGAGCCTTCGTGGCATCGGAGGCAAGGAAGCCGAGGATCACTCTTTAGAGGCATATCGTAAGGCAGTGCAGATGAGTCCTTTCAATGTGCACTATCTGGCCCGTTTGGCTTTGGAGGAGTGGAAAAGGGGGAACATTTTAAAAGCCCTGAAGGCTGCCCAAAGGGCTGTGGAATTGGAGCCTAATTTTGTTGCGGGCTGCTATCTAGTGTCTGTGATAAGCGGATTGCTTGGTGAACAAGGACTTAAGGAAGAATGGAAACTAAAATTAGAGATGGCTTCAGAAAAACACCTCAAGCATGTTCCGTTGAATGAATACGAAAGACTGCTAGGTCTCTCACCCACCCAATATTTCGCCGGAGAGCATCTACCCTCGGAGTTCTTCAAGTAG
- a CDS encoding prepilin-type N-terminal cleavage/methylation domain-containing protein, translating into MSQTQKGFTLIELMIVVAIIGILAAVAIPNFIGFKKKATIATAAANLENARAVLSSYAAAQDDWCYPPTIHEYGDFVTTLTSHGLSFPSTPQGVRWSIFHGYLRDETDCKVYTITVTASDGATRLKALPSGVCCSSESDPPSNCANFARNIVPCSALGVP; encoded by the coding sequence ATGAGTCAAACCCAAAAGGGCTTCACCCTTATAGAACTCATGATTGTTGTGGCCATCATAGGAATCCTGGCCGCGGTGGCGATACCCAATTTCATAGGGTTCAAAAAAAAGGCCACAATAGCAACAGCAGCGGCAAATCTGGAAAATGCCAGGGCCGTGCTCTCAAGCTATGCAGCCGCCCAGGATGACTGGTGCTATCCGCCCACTATACATGAGTATGGCGACTTCGTTACAACTTTAACCAGTCACGGGCTTTCTTTCCCCTCCACACCCCAGGGAGTCAGGTGGTCCATATTCCACGGATATCTTAGGGATGAAACTGATTGTAAGGTATACACGATTACCGTGACAGCCTCAGACGGGGCCACCCGCCTAAAGGCCCTGCCATCAGGAGTCTGCTGTAGCAGCGAGAGCGATCCCCCCAGCAACTGTGCCAACTTTGCCAGGAATATTGTCCCATGTTCGGCCCTTGGCGTTCCTTGA